The Lepidochelys kempii isolate rLepKem1 chromosome 5, rLepKem1.hap2, whole genome shotgun sequence genome window below encodes:
- the LOC140912060 gene encoding myb/SANT-like DNA-binding domain-containing protein 7, with the protein MQSSSAQVTMMESQNRKRAPAWTEREVRDLIAVWGEESMLSELRSSFRNAKTFVKISQGMKDRGHNRDPKQCRVKLKELRQAYQKTRGANSRSGSEPQTCRFYDELHAILGGSATTTPAVLFDSFNGDGGNTEVGFGDEENDDEEEVVDSSQQASGETGFPDSQELFLTLDLEPVPPEPTTKAASWTQQAEKGPLLHVFQ; encoded by the exons atgcagagctcatcagcacaggtgaccatgatggagtcccagaatcgcaaaagagctccagcatggaccgaacgggaggtacgggatctgatcgctgtttggggagaggaatccatgctatcagaactccgttccagttttcgaaatgccaaaacctttgtcaaaatctcccagggcatgaaggacagaggccataacagggacccgaagcagtgccgcgtgaaactgaaggagctgaggcaagcctaccagaaaaccagaggggcgaacagccgctctgggtcagagccccaaacatgccgcttctatgatgagctgcatgccattttagggggttcagccaccactaccccagccgtgttgtttgactccttcaatggagatggaggcaatacggaagtaggttttggggacgaagaaaatgatgatgaggaggaggttgtagatagctcacagcaagcaagcggagaaaccggttttcccgacagccaggaactgtttctcaccctagacctggagccagtaccccccgaacccacaaccaaggctgcctcctggacccagcaggcggagaagggacctctg ctgcatgtgtttcaatga